The following coding sequences lie in one Labrus bergylta chromosome 13, fLabBer1.1, whole genome shotgun sequence genomic window:
- the col8a1a gene encoding collagen, type VIII, alpha 1a — protein sequence MPPLPSLLILALLQLVVFTCVSAGAYYGHKQHPQQYQPMQHLQHMGMGKEGYPQQQYLGKEGPYIQYPQYRKELPQMPMHKGKENPRKGGGYNGGQDKGLTIPSGAEGIPQGEPCPAGPPGPEGPPGPPGPSGNGQPGPAGRPGSPGPPGVPAVGKPGSPGLQGKPGGNGEPGPQGEMGPRGEEGPAGQPGPQGTPGPPGLPGIGKPGVQGLPGQPGLKGEPGHKGLPGLPGLPGPKGDKGMGLPGQPGHKGFPGPPGPAGPRGLPGFGKPGLNGAPGPHGPPGDKGHPGELGPAGPTGDGGQPGPPGIPGQGKPGVNGLPGQPGLQGVKGYPGPPGLPGKPGLPGFGKPGLPGPKGDKGMSGPPGLPGPKGDKGYGGLPGMLGPPGPNGPAGPTGPMGPPGGIGAPGPKGDCGKGGPKGLDGVQGEQGAPGIPGKDGFPGEQGEPGPRGLPGPSGPKGENGHKGLPGNPGPSGLPGPKGQGGLPGEAGPQGPKGIPGMDGTAGPLGPPGLPGPKGDNGTPGSPGLAGVGTSGLPGPIGPPGKDGLSGPAGQPGQPGLPGPPGPPGESGVSPDMAGVLSQMGPAVDGVKAGSYDKMGKYGGNGAEVMGASGLEMPAFTAIVTTPFPPVGTPVVFEKLLYNGRQNYNPETGIFTCDMPGIYYFAYHIHCKGANVWVALMRNNEPVMYTYDEYKKGFLDQASGSAVLPLQPGDTVYLQLPSDQASGLYAGQYVHSSFSGYLLYPM from the exons ATGCCTCCACTCCCTTCCCTCCTCATCCTTGCACTGCTACAACTAGTAGTATTCACCTGTGTAAGTGCCGGGGCATACTATGGCCACAAGCAACATCCTCAGCAATACCAGCCAATGCAGCACCTCCAACACATGGGCATGGGCAAGGAAGGATATCCCCAACAGCAGTACCTTGGCAAAGAGGGGCCCTATATACAGTATCCCCAATACAGGAAGGAGCTACCCCAGATGCCAATGCACAAAGGCAAAGAAAATCCTCGCAAAGGGGGCGGCTATAATGGTGGCCAAGACAAAG GTCTAACAATCCCTAGTGGAGCTGAGGGAATTCCCCAGGGGGAGCCATGCCCAGCTGGACCCCCTGGGCCAGAGGGTCCTCCAGGACCTCCTGGGCCTTCAGGTAATGGACAGCCAGGACCTGCGGGGAGACCTGGATCTCCTGGTCCACCAGGAGTGCCTGCAGTGGGAAAACCAGGTTCACCAGGACTACAGGGCAAGCCAGGAGGAAATGGGGAGCCAGGGCCCCAAGGAGAAATGGGTCCTAGGGGTGAAGAAGGGCCAGCAGGACAGCCAGGGCCTCAGGGTACCCCGGGACCACCTGGCCTACCTGGAATAGGTAAACCAGGGGTACAAGGATTGCCAGGCCAACCAGGGCTGAAAGGTGAGCCAGGACACAAAGGTCTTCCAGGACTACCGGGATTACCGGGACCAAAAGGAGACAAGGGGATGGGTCTGCCAGGCCAACCTGGTCACAAAGGATTCCCAGGGCCCCCAGGTCCTGCTGGTCCAAGAGGGCTGCCTGGTTTTGGAAAGCCAGGGTTGAATGGGGCACCAGGGCCACATGGACCACCGGGAGATAAAGGACATCCTGGAGAGCTAGGGCCAGCTGGACCAACTGGTGACGGAGGACAGCCTGGCCCACCAGGTATACCTGGTCAAGGGAAGCCAGGTGTAAATGGTCTGCCAGGACAGCCAGGCCTGCAAGGTGTAAAAGGTTATCCAGGACCACCAGGTTTGCCAGGAAAGCCAGGACTGCCAGGATTTGGTAAACCAGGACTTCCGGGACCAAAGGGTGATAAAGGTATGAGTGGGCCACCTGGACTTCCAGGACCAAAAGGAGACAAGGGCTATGGAGGACTACCTGGTATGCTTGGACCACCTGGACCAAATGGTCCAGCAGGTCCTACTGGCCCTATGGGACCCCCAGGAGGTATAGGCGCACCTGGTCCTAAAGGAGACTGTGGAAAAGGAGGACCTAAAGGGCTTGATGGAGTCCAAGGGGAACAGGGTGCTCCAGGGATACCTGGTAAGGATGGTTTTCCTGGAGAGCAGGGAGAGCCTGGCCCAAGAGGTCTGCCAGGACCAAGTGGTCCCAAAGGAGAAAATGGGCATAAAGGACTACCTGGTAACCCTGGTCCTTCAGGACTTCCAGGGCCAAAAGGACAAGGTGGACTACCAGGTGAAGCAGGACCTCAAGGTCCTAAGGGAATCCCAGGAATGGATGGCACAGCAGGACCACTTGGGCCTCCCGGTCTTCCAGGGCCAAAAGGAGATAACGGTACACCTGGTTCACCTGGGCTTGCAGGTGTGGGGACCTCAGGTCTTCCTGGTCCCATAGGACCTCCAGGCAAAGATGGTCTATCAGGACCCGCTGGACAACCCGGTCAGCCTGGGCTTCCTGGACCCCCAGGCCCACCTGGAGAATCTGGTGTGTCTCCTGACATGGCTGGAGTGCTTTCCCAGATGGGCCCTGCAGTAGATGGTGTCAAGGCTGGTAGTTATGACAAGATGGGCAAGTATGGAGGCAATGGGGCAGAAGTAATGGGGGCCAGTGGATTGGAAATGCCAGCCTTCACAGCAATAGTAACGACTCCATTTCCACCTGTGGGCACTCCAGTTGTCTTTGAAAAGCTCTTGTACAATGGTCGTCAAAACTACAATCCCGAGACAGGAATCTTCACCTGTGACATGCCTGGCATTTATTACTTTGCCTACCACATTCATTGCAAAGGTGCTAATGTGTGGGTGGCTTTGATGAGGAACAACGAGCCAGTGATGTATACATATGACGAATACAAGAAGGGTTTCCTCGATCAAGCATCAGGGAGTGCCGTATTACCTCTACAACCTGGGGACACTGTGTATTTACAGCTGCCCTCAGATCAGGCATCAGGACTTTATGCTGGGCAATATGTGCACTCCTCCTTTTCTGGGTATTTGTTATATCCGATGTAA
- the jagn1a gene encoding protein jagunal homolog 1-A gives MTSRVGPRAAGTNGSDFKQRERAAPEYQMSASQKSEVRKLNLVHLLIWLLVAAQVTVSHFDLVSHDTVSMPYQWEYPYLLSLLPLLCSSLSLPKNNISYMVISMISAGLFSVAPLIYGGMEMFPVAQQLYRHGKAYRFIFGFSAVTVMYLIMVVAVQVHAWQLYYMKKLLDSWFNATQEKKKK, from the exons ATGACATCACGTGTTGGACCCAGAGCTGCCGGTACGAATGGAAGTGActtcaaacaaagagaaaggGCGGCACCAGAATACCAAATGAG TGCTTCTCAAAAGTCCGAGGTGAGGAAGTTGAACCTGGTCCACCTTCTCATCTGGCTGCTCGTGGCGGCGCAGGTGACTGTCAGCCACTTCGACCTGGTGTCACACGACACAGTGTCCATGCCGTACCAGTGGGAGTACCCCTACTTGCTCAGTCTTCTCCCGCTACTCTGCAGCAGCCTTTCGCTTCCGAAGAACAACATCAGCTACATGGTCATATCCATGATCAGCGCTGGGCTCTTTTCAGTGGCGCCTCTCATTTACGGAGGAATGGAGATGTTTCCTGTCGCGCAGCAGCTCTATCGCCACGGGAAGGCCTATCGCTTTATTTTCGGCTTCTCTGCTGTGACTGTTATGTACCTCATCATGGTGGTCGCCGTGCAAGTGCATGCCTGGCAGTTATATTACATGAAAAAGCTGCTGGACTCATGGTTCAACGCCactcaggagaagaagaagaaataa
- the tfg gene encoding protein TFG translates to MNGQLDLSGKLIIKAQLGDDIRRIPIHNEDITYDELVLMMQRVFRGKLQSNDEVTIKYKDEDDDLITIFDSSDLSFAIQCSRILKLTLFVNGQPRPLESSQVKYLRRELIELRNKVNNLLDSLEPPSEPGLAASAPDSESVDGREGKVMAADPTVKQVTPVSAASMSAFDPLKNQDEVSKNVISAFGLSEDQAPAPQAVAPEERSGTPDSINSSSSAAPQPGVPPQPQAPYPGVQQGPPASMDGQVYQQYQAPGGYPPQQPGVPPQQQYGMQYSGYSTQPGAPQPGPPQPQQQQQQFQNYPPPSSQASAPAPAPAPAQAPAPGFQGGQQQQQQQPHPSQAAQQYPPGAFPPQNYTSQASQPANYSMPPSSQPGSGYQPRPGYTPPPGSTPPPGAANPYARNRPPYVQGYTQPGPGYR, encoded by the exons ATGAACGGCCAGCTGGACCTGAGCGGGAAGCTGATCATCAAAGCCCAGTTGGGCGATGATATCAGACGCATACCTATCCATAACGAAGACATAACATATGATGAGCTAGTGTTGATGATGCAGCGCGTCTTCAGGGGAAAGCTGCAGAGTAACGACGAGGTTACCATCAAATACAAGGATGAAG ATGATGACCTCATCACTATCTTTGACAGCTCTGACCTCTCCTTTGCCATCCAGTGCAGTAGAATACTCAAACTCACCTTGTTTG TTAATGGACAGCCGCGGCCTTTGGAGTCCAGTCAGGTGAAGTACCTGCGCAGGGAGCTCATCGAGCTCAGGAATAAAGTCAACAACCTCCTGGACAGCCTGGAGCCCCCCTCAGAGCCCGGTCTGGCTGCTTCAGCCCCCGACAGTG aaTCAGTGGACGGACGTGAAGGTAAAGTGATGGCAGCAGACCCCACAGTGAAACAGGTCACTCCAGTCAGCGCGGCCAGCATGTCGGCCTTTGACCCGTTAAAAAACCAGGACGAGGTCAGCAAGAATGTCATCTCTGCTTTTGGCCTGAGCGAGGATCAGGCCCCAG CTCCCCAAGCAGTGGCACCAGAGGAGCGCTCAGGAACCCCTGACAGCATCAACTCTTCCTCGTCTGCTGCCCCTCAGCCAGGAGTGCCTCCCCAACCACAGGCCCCTTATCCAGGAGTACAGCAGGGACCCCCAGCTAGCATGGATG GTCAGGTCTACCAGCAGTACCAGGCCCCAGGTGGTTACCCGCCTCAGCAACCAGGTGTCCCGCCCCAGCAGCAGTATGGCATGCAGTACTCTG GATACAGCACTCAGCCTGGAGCCCCTCAGCCTGGCCCCCCacagccacagcagcagcagcagcagtttcagaactaccctcctccctcctcccagGCTTCTGCACCTGCCCCTGCTCCGGCTCCTGCTCAAGCTCCAGCTCCAGGCTTCCAGGGtggccagcagcagcagcagcagcagccccatCCATCTCAGGCAGCCCAGCAATATCCACCAGGAGCCTTCCCTCCCCAAAACTATACCTCCCAAGCCTCCCAGCCTGCCAACTATAGCATGCCGCCCAGCTCCCAGCCCGGCTCAGGGTACCAACCTCGACCTGGATACACCCCGCCTCCGGGCAGCACCCCTCCACCAGGAGCTGCTAACCCGTACGCCCGCAACCGCCCCCCTTACGTCCAGGGCTACACTCAGCCAGGCCCTGGATACCGGTAA